In Candidatus Cohnella colombiensis, one DNA window encodes the following:
- a CDS encoding acetylornithine transaminase — translation MSDSALFQTYARYPISFVKGKGTRLWDEQGKEYLDFMSGLAVANLGHAPDAVKDALVAQLDQLWHTSNLFHIPNQEKAAQLLVDNSCADAVFFCNSGAEANEAAIKLARRYQQKVKGQNRYEVITFFQSFHGRTLATLTATGQEKVKEGFLPLPEGFKHVPLHDIAALEAAITEHTAAIMLELVLAEGGVIPVEPEFLRQVRELCDRHGLLLIIDEIQTGMGRTGTLFAHQQYDVEPDVFTLAKGIASGLPVGAMLAKAHVKDAFTPGSHATTFGGTPLAMAAVIATIETMIKEDIVAKGAEAGRYLVAQLNEKLIGLPNVEQVRGKGLLIGILCTVPVADAIAELHRRGLLVVQAGPNVIRLLPSLIITHEEIDTAVNMISAVLTEQAAVNSVRS, via the coding sequence ATGAGTGATAGTGCATTATTTCAAACCTACGCAAGATACCCTATTTCATTCGTGAAGGGTAAAGGAACGCGATTGTGGGATGAACAGGGGAAAGAATACTTAGATTTCATGAGCGGGCTTGCAGTAGCTAACTTGGGGCACGCTCCAGATGCTGTGAAGGATGCCCTCGTTGCGCAACTGGATCAGCTGTGGCATACGTCGAATCTTTTTCACATTCCGAATCAGGAAAAGGCAGCGCAATTACTCGTGGATAATAGCTGTGCGGATGCCGTATTTTTCTGCAACAGTGGCGCAGAAGCGAATGAAGCTGCAATAAAGCTAGCGCGTCGTTATCAGCAAAAGGTGAAAGGTCAAAATCGGTACGAGGTCATCACCTTCTTCCAATCGTTCCATGGTCGGACGTTGGCTACGCTGACTGCGACAGGTCAAGAAAAGGTCAAAGAAGGCTTCTTACCGCTTCCAGAAGGGTTCAAGCACGTACCTTTGCACGATATTGCGGCACTTGAAGCGGCAATTACCGAGCATACAGCAGCCATTATGCTGGAGCTTGTACTGGCTGAGGGTGGCGTTATCCCGGTTGAACCTGAATTTTTACGTCAAGTGCGCGAACTTTGCGATCGTCACGGCTTACTGCTCATCATCGATGAGATTCAAACGGGTATGGGACGTACAGGGACACTGTTCGCCCATCAGCAATATGATGTCGAGCCAGATGTGTTTACCCTTGCAAAGGGGATCGCGAGCGGTCTTCCTGTTGGTGCAATGCTGGCGAAGGCGCATGTGAAGGACGCGTTTACTCCGGGTTCACATGCGACGACATTTGGCGGTACACCACTTGCGATGGCAGCGGTCATTGCGACGATTGAGACGATGATTAAGGAAGACATTGTCGCGAAAGGTGCGGAAGCGGGTCGATATTTAGTCGCTCAATTAAACGAGAAGTTGATCGGTTTGCCTAACGTTGAGCAAGTGCGCGGTAAAGGGCTTCTTATCGGCATTCTGTGCACAGTACCTGTTGCAGATGCGATTGCAGAGCTTCATCGTCGTGGACTACTCGTCGTGCAAGCAGGACCGAATGTCATTCGGCTCTTGCCAAGCTTGATCATTACTCATGAAGAAATTGATACCGCGGTAAATATGATTTCAGCTGTACTTACGGAACAGGCAGCAGTGAATTCCGTCCGTTCATAG
- the argB gene encoding acetylglutamate kinase, which produces MATNRFVMKCGGSTLAALPDAFFEDLRQLQEQGAQPVIVHGGGPAINDTLGKLGIESRFVNGLRVTDEATLDVVEMVLAGRINKEIVRKLQRNGAKSIGLSGTDGNMIQAKPVANSDEVGLVGDVTAVAASLIEGIIELGYLPVIAPIGIDSTGQRYNINADTAAGAVASHLGVDTMIVVTDVPGIMRTVNGEKVVLPQVTFEDIEEMIASGEIYGGMIPKVRAAMSCLHGNVKEVLIVDGAAPQVLSRAVKEGNIGTRIRRDRYE; this is translated from the coding sequence ATGGCAACGAATCGATTTGTAATGAAGTGTGGCGGTAGTACATTAGCAGCACTTCCAGATGCATTTTTTGAAGATTTACGTCAATTGCAGGAGCAAGGAGCTCAGCCAGTCATCGTACATGGTGGCGGTCCTGCAATTAATGATACGCTAGGTAAGCTAGGGATCGAGAGTCGGTTTGTCAACGGATTACGAGTTACAGATGAAGCAACACTCGATGTTGTTGAGATGGTGCTGGCAGGACGAATTAACAAGGAAATCGTTAGAAAGCTGCAGCGCAATGGTGCGAAGTCGATCGGGCTGTCAGGTACTGACGGCAATATGATCCAAGCGAAGCCAGTTGCGAATAGTGATGAGGTCGGACTTGTTGGAGATGTAACAGCTGTTGCAGCATCACTCATCGAAGGAATCATTGAGTTAGGCTACTTGCCTGTTATTGCCCCAATTGGCATTGACAGTACAGGGCAACGATACAATATCAATGCGGACACTGCTGCTGGTGCGGTAGCTTCACATCTCGGAGTCGACACGATGATTGTTGTAACGGACGTGCCGGGCATAATGCGTACGGTTAATGGTGAAAAGGTCGTTTTGCCACAGGTTACTTTTGAAGATATCGAGGAAATGATCGCAAGCGGCGAAATTTATGGGGGTATGATTCCAAAAGTTCGTGCGGCGATGAGCTGTTTGCATGGCAACGTGAAGGAAGTACTCATTGTTGACGGCGCAGCGCCACAGGTGCTCAGTCGGGCAGTAAAGGAAGGCAATATCGGAACTCGGATAAGGAGAGATCGGTATGAGTGA